A genomic window from Triplophysa dalaica isolate WHDGS20190420 chromosome 24, ASM1584641v1, whole genome shotgun sequence includes:
- the ap4e1 gene encoding AP-4 complex subunit epsilon-1: protein MSDVVEKTLTALPGLFDSQTGAAKITNRLKQLVKSITELTSKHEEENLMKQELSSMKEQVASPNTTMRQMKEIMVRAMYCEMLGYDASFTYIHAIKLAQQGGVLEKRVGYLAVSLFLTEGQELLLLLVNTVLKDLQSTNLIEVCMALTVVAQNFPKDMIPAVLPLVEDKLSHPKEIIRRKAVLALYKFYLIAPNQVQHIHGKFRKALCDKDPGVMTSSLHIYLQLIKESPDDYKDLTGSFVTILKQVVGGKLPIDFNYHNVPAPWLQIQLLRILSLLGRDDQSASELMYDVLDESLRRAEMNHNITYAILYECVKTIYTISPKAELLEKAVRCIGNFVLSPKINLKYLGLKALTYVVQHDTKLALQHQMTIIECLDHSDFTIKRETLELLFRITNAQNVTVIVEKMLDFLRICSDDHTIIHLVGKVAELAEKFAPDNSWFIQTMNDVFSIGGDLLQQDVVNNFLRLLAEGSDCKEDDDQLRVYAVDSYLNVLKGNCFHLPQHFLQVMSWVLGEYSHLQVSVDQREVICLLTKLLDQKSISSVTRVWVLFALTKLSEDQTDLILDLLENLSSSQDTVLRQQAQELHHLSQDSQLHEWVLPRGAPWGSVEVDSSLSFLDGYVSEALAAGAAPYKPPHQRQEELSEERALSLEPYGFNLPVSLSSCSITDRQSPTLSSGLSGNSAELSQKTGTLILEGVKRVWGKDGYLPQKESTGEAAQVEEPAAALQTSSQQGAAERLKPPDQSQQTEDKQQLASSLFLGLGAQSSTSLLGKSEAPPPRFQRKPRPHASSSSSGASERSSDSSHSSRSTADSFLCGNLLEEEPTTIKPSSDVTKHNHIRANGPEQNKDADVAVETDRGVNTSHILGSDMVLVRPNTIQDKYPADLTELLPADLKELPRSDVISLTSDPSMSLSSCRVFRDESLLLVIFISNCTDTAITDVAVQLTCEGLETVSLRGNVIGCLEGRSVSVCHYALMMKDPQTNVSFTGTVSYQTQAGRTNSLVFSGTLCTADFIRPLVVTTEEYGKLWLSFSHDVKQNLKLLTDAEDPLRATLSALKETLQLHVVDVIGSEGLIACSLLSGAPCLLHCRVNGAALAVWLRSPLPALPDCILYHCQKTLAEL from the exons ATGAGTGATGTCGTGGAGAAAACTCTCACAGCTCTGCCGGGTTTATTTGATTCTCAAACCGGAGCCGCAAAAATCACCAACAGACTGAAACAACTAGTCAAGAGCATCACTGAACTGACATCTAAACAT GAGGAGGAGAACCTCATGAAACAGGAGCTGTCCTCCATGAAGGAGCAGGTGGCCTCACCTAACACCACCATG AGGCAGATGAAGGAGATCATGGTGAGGGCCATGTACTGTGAGATGCTGGGTTATGACGCCTCCTTCACTTACATTCATGCCATCAAACTGGCCCAGCAGGGCGGCGTCCTGGAGAAGAGAGTGG GATATCTTGCCGTTTCTCTCTTCCTTACCGAGGGCCAGGAATTATTGCTGCTGCTGGTAAACACAGTAttaaag GATCTTCAGAGCACGAACCTCATTGAAGTGTGCATGGCGTTGACTGTAGTAGCTCAAAATTTTCCCAAAGACATGATACCTGCTGTGCTTCCTTTAGTAGAGGACAAACTGTCACATCCAAA GGAAATCATCCGGAGGAAAGCCGTCCTGGCGTTGTATAAGTTCTACCTTATTGCTCCGAATCAAGTCCAGCACATTCACGGCAAGTTCCGGAAGGCACTGTGTGACAAAGACCCCGGGGTTATGACATCATCGTTACATATCTACctacagctaatcaag gaGAGTCCAGACGACTATAAGGACCTGACCGGCAGTTTTGTGACCATCCTAAAGCAGGTTGTGGGCGGGAAGCTCCCCATAGATTTTAATTATCATAATGTTCCAGCACCGTGGTTGCAGATTCAGCTGCTGAGAATCTTGTCACTGCTTGGGAGAGATGATCAGAG TGCCAGTGAACTGATGTATGACGTTCTAGATGAGTCTCTACGCAGAGCCGAAATGAACCACAACATCACATATG CAATTCTGTACGAGTGTGTGAAGACCATCTACACAATAAGCCCCAAAGCTGAGCTGTTAGAAAAAGCAGTGAGGTGCATTGGAAATTTTGTCCTTTCTCCGAAGATCAACCTCAAATATCTGG GTTTAAAAGCTTTGACTTATGTGGTCCAGCACGACACTAAACTGGCTCTTCAGCACCAGATGACCATTATAGAATGTCTGGACCACTCAGATTTTACTATTAAAAGAGAG ACCCTGGAGCTTCTGTTCAGGATCACAAACGCTCAGAACGTGACGGTGATCGTTGAGAAGATGCTGGACTTCCTGCGGATCTGTAGTGATGACCACACCATCATCCATCTGGTTGGGAAAGTTGCAGAGCTAGCTGAAAA GTTTGCTCCAGATAACTCATGGTTCATACAGAcgatgaatgatgttttttctATCGGTGGAGATCTTTTGCAACAGGATGTTGTGAACAATTTCCTCCGACTGCTGGCCGAGG GATCAGACTGTAAGGAGGATGACGACCAATTACGTGTGTATGCGGTCGACTCATATCTGAATGTCTTGAAGGGAAACTGTTTTCACCTGCCTCAGCACTTTCTACAGGTTATGAGCTGG GTTCTCGGGGAATATTCTCACCTCCAGGTGTCTGTGGACCAGCGTGAGGTCATCTGTCTCTTGACGAAACTGCTGGATCAGAAATCCATCAGTTCAGTGACACGGGTCTGGGTTCTGTTTGCTCTGACCAAGCTCTCTGAAGACCAGACGGACTTGATTCTGGATCTGTTGGAGAATCTTTCCTCCTCTCAGGACACTGTGCTTCGACAGCAGGCCCAGGAGCTCCATCACCTCAGTCAGGACTCGCAGCTGCATGAGTGGGTTCTGCCCCGTGGAGCACCCTGGGGCAGCGTGGAG GTCGACTCCTCTCTGTCGTTTCTCGATGGCTATGTGTCCGAGGCTCTGGCTGCGGGTGCCGCACCGTACAAACCACCTCATCAAAGACAGGAGGAGCTTAGTGAGGAGAGAG CACTGAGTCTGGAGCCGTACGGCTTTAATCTGCCTGTGAGTTTATCGTCGTGTAGCATCACGGACAGACAGTCTCCCACACTCAGTTCAGGACTGTCGGGCAACAGTGCAGAGCTCTCGCAGAAGACAGG CACATTGATTCTGGAAGGGGTGAAGAGAGTTTGGGGGAAGGATGGTTACCTTCCACAAAAAGAATCAACAGGTGAAGCCGCTCAGGTGGAGGAGCCCGCTGCTGCACTTCAGACATCCAGCCAGCAGGGGGCAGCAGAGAGATTAAAACCACCTGACCAGTCACAGCAAACAGAGGACAAACAGCAGCTGGCTTCTTCCTTGTTTCTTGGTTTGGGAGCCCAGAGCTCTACGTCTTTA CTCGGAAAATCCGAAGCCCCTCCCCCTCGCTTTCAAAGGAAGCCACGCCCTCACGCATCATCGTCGTCGTCGGGTGCCAGCGAGAGGTCTTCCGACTCCTCCCACTCCTCACGCAGCACCGCCGACAGTTTCCTTTGCGGCAATTTGCTGGAGGAGGAGCCAACCACCATCAAACCCAGCAGCGATGTCACAAAACACAACCACATCCGAGCCAACGGTCCGGAGCAAAACAAAGATGCTGATGTTGCCGTTGAAACAGACAGAGGGGTTAACACTTCTCACATACTGGGCAGTGATATGGTTCTGGTGCGTCCCAACACGATTCAGGATAAATATCCCGCAGATCTAACGGAACTCTTACCTGCTGACCTAAAAGAACTACCTCGCTCTGATGTCATCAgtctgacctctgaccccagCATGTCTCTCTCGTCCTGTCGCGTGTTCAGAGATGAATCGTTGCTGCTTGTCATCTTTATTTCTAACTGCACGGACACCGCGATCACAGATGTCGCTGTGCAACTGACCTGTGAGGGGTTAGAG acgGTGAGTTTAAGAGGGAATGTCATTGGGTGTCTGGAAGGCAGGAGTGTGTCCGTGTGTCATTACGCTCTGATGATGAAAGACCCTCAAACAAACGTGTCTTTTACTGGTACCGTCTCGTACCAAACACAAGCAGGACGAACAAACTCGCTCGTGTTCTCCGGGACCCTGTGCACAGCTGACTTCATCAG GCCGCTGGTTGTAACCACAGAGGAATACGGAAAGCTGTGGCTGTCGTTTTCTCATGATGTCAAGCAGAATCTGAAACTGCTCACAGATGCCGAGGACCCGCTCAGAGCCACTCTGAGCGCTCTTAAAGAGACGCTACAACTTCACGTGGTGGATGTTATCG GCTCTGAGGGACTCATAGCGTGTAGTCTGCTCAGCGGCGCCCCCTGTCTTCTGCACTGTAGAGTCAACGGTGCAGCTCTAGCCGTGTGGCTTCGCTCTCCTCTGCCTGCTCTCCCAGACTGCATTTTGTACCACTGCCAGAAAACACTTGCCGAACTCTGA